Part of the Mycolicibacterium mengxianglii genome is shown below.
CGGCATTGTCGTTGACCCTGGCCGGCCGGATGCGGCCGCAGGAAGGAAAGCTGACCGTCTTCGGCCGGTCGAAGGCCAGGGGCATCTTCGCGATCGCGGCACTGGCGGGTATCGAGGAACTCGACCCGGTGGCGGCATCGGTCACTGTGGGGGATCTGGTCACCGAGAAGCTGCGCTGGGATGCGTCCTGGTACCGGCTGATCCGGCGGGCCGATGAGGACGACCTCCGGCAGGTCTGCGGGCCGGTGTTCGGGGATCTTGCGCTGCCCTCGCTGCATGAATACGTCGAGGAACTCACCGAACTCGATGGGCTGCTCCTGCGGATCGCGCTGGCCAACACCACCCGTCCGCCACTGTTGGTGGTGGGCGATCTGGAGCAGGTGGGCAGCGACCAGAGCCGTGCCGTGCTGTTGGAACGACTGATCGAGCTGGGTCGTGCGCAGACGGTCATCACCGC
Proteins encoded:
- a CDS encoding P-loop NTPase family protein yields the protein MSGPWGPVYGPVDLEVDAGGVTVLVCPAGSGRTALSLTLAGRMRPQEGKLTVFGRSKARGIFAIAALAGIEELDPVAASVTVGDLVTEKLRWDASWYRLIRRADEDDLRQVCGPVFGDLALPSLHEYVEELTELDGLLLRIALANTTRPPLLVVGDLEQVGSDQSRAVLLERLIELGRAQTVITATVNGVANRDVRAQIAVENVSRAELVASKRGSD